The DNA region gatTCACTCATTCATTCCTGCGTACCATCCTTATTCTCTTTTTCCTGAATGCGTACGGgtcagagagaaagaaagagaactgCATATATTCAgagataaaagagaaaatggCGGATTGGGGTCCGGTGTTGATCGCAGTGTTGCTGTTCGTGCTGTTAAGCCCAGGACTGTTGTTCCAGCTACCCGGGAAGAGCAGAGTAGTGGAGTTTG from Carya illinoinensis cultivar Pawnee chromosome 6, C.illinoinensisPawnee_v1, whole genome shotgun sequence includes:
- the LOC122312888 gene encoding uncharacterized protein LOC122312888 is translated as MADWGPVLIAVLLFVLLSPGLLFQLPGKSRVVEFGNMKTSGFSILVHTIIFFGLITIFLIAIGVHVYT